One part of the Kineosporia corallincola genome encodes these proteins:
- a CDS encoding amidohydrolase, translating into MANPDADLVFTGGPVRCMDAAGTRTTALAVRDGRIVALGADVAATVGPGTEVVPLAGRLLLPGFQDAHVHAVFGGLELGQCDLTGTTDVHEYRRRVREYADAHPRAEWITGGGWSMESFPGGVPTADLLDDLVPDRPVFLYNRDHHGAWVNSRALHRAGLTAGTPDPADGVINRDAGGHPSGGLQEGAVALVADLVPKPTDADRLEGLLRAQTVLHSLGVTGWQDAMLCATNGYPEVSGAYLSAARDGLLTATVTGALWWDRDRGAGQIPDLVARREALTVGRLRCSTVKIMQDGVAENFTAAMTAPYRDACGHVTANSGLSFVDPAALREYVVALDALDFQVHFHALGDRAVREALDAVAAARAAHGFRDTRPHLAHLQVVHPEDVHRFRELGATANIQALWAAHEPQMDDLTIPFLGGDLAAHQYPFGDLHRAGARLAAGSDWPVSDPSPMAAVHTAVNRRNHGSTGPVFLPGQRLDLHTALAAYTAGSAYVNHRDDSGVLAVGNRADLVVLDRDPFAGPPEQIGATGVERTVIDGRTVFAAS; encoded by the coding sequence ATGGCGAATCCCGATGCCGACCTGGTGTTCACCGGCGGCCCGGTGCGGTGCATGGACGCGGCCGGCACCCGGACCACGGCCCTGGCGGTGCGGGACGGCCGGATCGTGGCCCTCGGTGCCGACGTGGCCGCGACGGTCGGCCCGGGCACCGAGGTGGTGCCGCTGGCCGGGCGGCTGCTGCTGCCCGGTTTCCAGGACGCCCACGTCCACGCCGTTTTCGGTGGCCTGGAACTCGGGCAGTGCGACCTGACCGGCACCACCGACGTGCACGAGTACCGGCGGCGGGTGCGCGAGTACGCCGACGCCCACCCGCGGGCGGAGTGGATCACCGGCGGCGGCTGGTCGATGGAGAGCTTCCCCGGCGGTGTGCCCACCGCGGACCTGCTCGACGACCTGGTGCCGGACCGCCCGGTGTTCCTCTACAACCGCGACCACCACGGCGCCTGGGTGAACAGCCGTGCGCTGCACCGGGCCGGCCTCACCGCGGGCACCCCCGACCCGGCCGACGGCGTCATCAACCGGGACGCCGGCGGTCACCCGTCCGGCGGCCTCCAGGAGGGCGCGGTGGCCCTGGTGGCCGACCTGGTGCCGAAACCCACCGACGCCGACCGGCTGGAGGGTCTGCTGCGGGCCCAGACGGTGCTGCACTCGCTCGGCGTCACCGGCTGGCAGGACGCGATGCTGTGCGCCACCAACGGTTATCCCGAGGTGTCCGGCGCCTACCTGAGCGCCGCCCGGGACGGGCTGCTCACCGCCACGGTGACCGGCGCGCTGTGGTGGGACCGCGACCGCGGGGCCGGGCAGATCCCCGACCTGGTGGCCCGGCGGGAGGCCCTGACCGTGGGACGGCTGCGCTGCTCGACGGTGAAGATCATGCAGGACGGCGTGGCGGAGAACTTCACCGCCGCGATGACCGCCCCCTACCGGGACGCCTGCGGCCACGTGACCGCCAACAGCGGGCTGAGTTTCGTCGACCCGGCGGCGCTGCGCGAGTACGTCGTGGCGCTGGACGCCCTCGACTTCCAGGTGCACTTCCACGCCCTGGGCGACCGGGCCGTGCGCGAGGCCCTGGACGCGGTGGCCGCGGCCCGGGCGGCCCACGGGTTCCGCGACACCCGGCCGCACCTGGCGCACCTCCAGGTGGTGCATCCCGAAGACGTCCACCGGTTCCGGGAACTCGGCGCGACGGCGAACATCCAGGCCCTGTGGGCCGCGCACGAGCCGCAGATGGACGACCTGACCATCCCGTTCCTGGGCGGCGACCTGGCCGCGCACCAGTACCCGTTCGGTGATCTGCACCGGGCGGGTGCCCGGCTGGCGGCGGGCAGCGACTGGCCGGTCAGCGACCCGTCCCCGATGGCCGCGGTCCACACTGCGGTGAACCGGCGCAACCACGGCTCCACCGGGCCGGTGTTCCTGCCCGGGCAGCGTCTCGACCTGCACACCGCACTGGCCGCGTACACCGCCGGAAGTGCGTACGTGAACCACCGCGACGACAGCGGGGTGCTGGCCGTGGGGAACCGGGCCGACCTGGTGGTGCTCGACCGGGACCCGTTCGCCGGGCCGCCGGAGCAGATCGGCGCGACCGGGGTGGAACGCACCGTGATCGACGGGCGCACGGTTTTCGCAGCGTCCTGA
- a CDS encoding NAD(P)/FAD-dependent oxidoreductase translates to MTDVALTQSSAQTPTAYERHAPDPRLVRQTLEPSEHAVFWLHDAPGARYPALTASTAADLAVVGGGYLGLWTAVLAKRRAPGTRVVLLEAETIGWAASGRNGGFCEASITHGEENGRSRWPGEYAALERLGRANLDEFGRDVAELGLDCQWERTGTLSVAVEEHQTGWLGDARMDAGAVREQIDSPLFLAGAWNRDDTALVHPARLAHELARVAGELGVEIHEHSPVLGLDGGRAGGPVSLRTPRATVRAQRVALASNVFPSLLRRTRLMTVPVYDYVLMTEPLTAGQKSAIGWENRQGLADLANQFHYSRLTADNRILYGGYDAVYHRGGRLDAGYEDRPATFERLTSHLLATFPQLEGVRISHRWAGAIDTCTRFAPFYGLARGGRVAYSAGFTGLGVGATRFAAQVLLDRLEGADTERTRLGMVRRQPVPFPPEPLAGIGIDLTRWSLDRADHQAGRRNLFLRALDAAGLGFDS, encoded by the coding sequence ATGACGGACGTGGCCCTCACCCAGAGCTCGGCTCAGACCCCCACCGCGTACGAACGGCACGCGCCCGACCCGCGGCTGGTGCGGCAGACGCTGGAACCCAGCGAGCACGCCGTCTTCTGGCTGCACGACGCCCCCGGGGCCCGGTACCCGGCGCTGACCGCCTCCACCGCGGCGGACCTGGCGGTGGTCGGCGGCGGCTACCTCGGCCTGTGGACGGCGGTGCTGGCCAAGCGCCGCGCTCCCGGTACCCGGGTGGTGCTGCTGGAGGCCGAGACGATCGGCTGGGCGGCCTCCGGCCGTAACGGCGGGTTCTGCGAGGCCAGCATCACCCACGGCGAGGAGAACGGCCGCTCGCGCTGGCCGGGGGAGTACGCCGCGCTGGAGCGCCTCGGCCGGGCCAACCTCGACGAGTTCGGCCGCGACGTGGCCGAACTCGGGCTGGACTGCCAGTGGGAACGCACCGGCACGCTCTCCGTGGCCGTGGAGGAGCACCAGACCGGCTGGCTCGGTGACGCGCGGATGGACGCCGGCGCCGTCCGGGAACAGATCGACTCACCGCTGTTCCTGGCCGGCGCCTGGAACCGGGACGACACCGCGCTGGTGCACCCCGCCCGCCTGGCCCACGAACTGGCCCGGGTGGCGGGCGAACTGGGCGTCGAGATCCACGAGCACTCACCGGTGCTCGGGCTGGACGGCGGCCGGGCCGGTGGGCCGGTTTCGCTGCGCACGCCCCGCGCCACGGTGCGGGCTCAGCGGGTAGCCCTGGCCAGCAACGTTTTTCCCTCACTGCTGCGCCGCACCCGGCTGATGACCGTGCCGGTGTACGACTACGTGCTGATGACGGAACCGCTGACCGCCGGGCAGAAGTCGGCGATCGGCTGGGAGAACCGGCAGGGGCTGGCCGATCTGGCGAACCAGTTCCACTACTCCCGGCTGACGGCCGACAACCGCATCCTGTACGGCGGTTACGACGCCGTCTACCACCGTGGCGGGCGGCTCGACGCCGGGTACGAGGACCGGCCGGCCACCTTCGAGCGGCTCACCTCGCACCTGCTGGCCACCTTCCCGCAGCTGGAGGGCGTCCGGATCAGCCACCGCTGGGCCGGGGCGATCGACACCTGCACCCGGTTCGCGCCGTTCTACGGCCTGGCCCGGGGCGGAAGGGTGGCCTACTCGGCCGGTTTCACCGGGCTCGGGGTGGGTGCCACCCGGTTCGCCGCGCAGGTGCTGCTCGACCGGCTGGAGGGAGCGGACACCGAGCGGACCCGTCTGGGGATGGTCCGGCGGCAACCGGTACCGTTCCCGCCCGAGCCGCTGGCCGGCATCGGGATCGACCTGACCCGGTGGTCACTGGACCGGGCGGATCATCAGGCAGGGCGACGGAACCTGTTCCTCAGGGCATTGGACGCGGCGGGATTGGGTTTCGATTCGTGA
- a CDS encoding APC family permease: MTQTPEGTELNHGAIGFVDAVVIGLAATSPAYSLAAVIGAITATVGIYAPGALLASFVPMALIATAFLYLNRVDQDCGTTFSWVTRAMGPWFGWIGGWATTMTGVLIIGSQADVGVSFALRMVGLDEAAENNWVRMPLTVLLILVLTWMCVLGTDVSARVQNVMIIIQVGALLVFAAVALFRVYTDDSPLAALRPQLSWFNPFGAGGASLTTALLLGVFAYWGWEASVNLNEETRGGPSTAGRASLLSTVILLLTYLGVATAVVAFAGTAWLSANADEEEAVFADLAHQVLGGWDWVLLISVAVSAIASTQTTIIPASRTGLSMARRHALPKTFGRIHPRHRTPDVSTWWVAGIAIVWYVGIYLISENALYDSATALSLLVAFYYALSGLACAVYHRKHLLESARNLLLIGVAPVAGALMLIWLLVLSARDMADPANSYSGDAWLGVGPPLVIGVGIFAVGAILMFAWRIRDGRYWQERPGLPDPDVVRGLKSAAPDPDGMEAG; this comes from the coding sequence GTGACACAGACACCAGAGGGCACCGAACTCAACCACGGCGCCATCGGTTTCGTGGACGCCGTGGTGATCGGCCTGGCCGCCACCTCACCCGCGTACTCGCTGGCCGCCGTGATCGGGGCGATCACCGCCACCGTCGGCATCTACGCGCCGGGCGCGCTGCTGGCCTCGTTCGTGCCGATGGCGCTGATCGCCACCGCCTTCCTCTACCTGAACCGGGTGGACCAGGACTGCGGCACCACGTTCAGCTGGGTCACCCGGGCGATGGGCCCGTGGTTCGGCTGGATCGGCGGCTGGGCCACCACGATGACCGGGGTGCTGATCATCGGCTCCCAGGCCGACGTGGGCGTGAGCTTCGCGCTGCGGATGGTCGGGCTCGACGAGGCGGCGGAGAACAACTGGGTCCGGATGCCGCTGACCGTGCTGCTGATCCTGGTCCTCACCTGGATGTGCGTGCTGGGCACGGACGTGTCGGCGCGGGTACAGAACGTCATGATCATCATCCAGGTCGGGGCGCTGCTGGTGTTCGCCGCCGTCGCGCTGTTCCGGGTGTACACCGACGACAGCCCGCTGGCCGCGCTGAGGCCGCAGCTGTCCTGGTTCAACCCGTTCGGCGCCGGCGGGGCGTCGCTGACCACCGCTCTGCTGCTCGGCGTGTTCGCGTACTGGGGCTGGGAGGCGTCGGTCAACCTGAACGAGGAGACCCGGGGCGGGCCCTCCACCGCGGGCCGGGCCTCGCTGCTGTCGACGGTGATCCTGCTGCTGACCTACCTCGGGGTGGCCACCGCCGTGGTCGCGTTCGCCGGCACCGCCTGGCTGAGTGCCAACGCGGACGAGGAGGAGGCGGTGTTCGCCGACCTCGCCCACCAGGTGCTCGGCGGCTGGGACTGGGTGCTGCTGATCTCGGTCGCGGTCTCGGCCATCGCCTCCACCCAGACCACGATCATCCCGGCCTCCCGCACCGGCCTGTCCATGGCCCGGCGGCACGCCCTGCCGAAGACCTTCGGCCGGATCCACCCGCGCCACCGCACCCCCGACGTGAGCACCTGGTGGGTCGCCGGCATCGCCATCGTCTGGTACGTCGGCATCTACCTGATCAGCGAGAACGCGCTCTACGACTCGGCCACCGCGCTGTCGCTGCTGGTCGCCTTCTACTACGCCCTGAGCGGCCTGGCCTGTGCCGTGTACCACCGCAAGCACCTGCTGGAGTCGGCCCGCAACCTGCTGCTGATCGGCGTCGCCCCGGTCGCCGGCGCGCTGATGCTGATCTGGCTGCTGGTGCTCTCGGCCCGGGACATGGCCGACCCGGCCAACTCCTACAGCGGCGACGCCTGGCTCGGGGTCGGGCCGCCGCTGGTGATCGGCGTCGGCATCTTCGCCGTCGGGGCGATCCTGATGTTCGCCTGGCGGATCCGGGACGGCCGGTACTGGCAGGAACGGCCGGGCCTGCCCGACCCTGACGTCGTCCGTGGTCTGAAGTCCGCGGCACCCGATCCCGACGGAATGGAAGCCGGATGA
- a CDS encoding universal stress protein, whose product MTIVLGYDESRPARAALETAITMARRLGEDLVFVYGAGVPGGASEEMAAQRDAIEELGRAALAGAVSRAEEAGVGFTVELSGAKPVEALLGVAERYGATMIVVGSNGESPVRAAMLGAIPHKLLQATDRPVLCVPAAS is encoded by the coding sequence ATGACCATCGTGCTGGGCTACGACGAGTCCCGTCCCGCCCGCGCAGCCCTGGAGACCGCCATCACGATGGCCCGGCGCCTGGGCGAGGACCTGGTGTTCGTCTACGGCGCCGGGGTGCCCGGCGGCGCCAGCGAGGAGATGGCCGCGCAGCGCGACGCCATCGAGGAACTCGGCCGGGCCGCGCTCGCGGGCGCCGTGTCCCGGGCCGAGGAGGCGGGCGTCGGTTTCACCGTGGAGCTGAGCGGGGCCAAGCCCGTCGAGGCCCTGCTCGGGGTGGCCGAGCGGTACGGGGCCACGATGATCGTGGTGGGCAGCAACGGCGAGAGCCCGGTGCGGGCGGCGATGCTGGGGGCGATCCCGCACAAGCTGTTGCAGGCCACGGACCGGCCGGTGCTGTGCGTGCCGGCCGCGAGCTGA
- a CDS encoding NUDIX hydrolase, which translates to MDASPVSIPDDLPILERSAVRLVVLDADDRVLLLHTRDPEHPDLGTWWELPGGGIDEGETYLEAAVREIREETGIVAAPSRIGSPTWRRLASFRHRQVRHLQHEVIVLLRLDGSGPDVDETGRLDYELEDYFGYRWWPLADIPVSRERFYPGRLPGLIGPLLRGEQVDEPFELWS; encoded by the coding sequence ATGGACGCCAGCCCCGTCTCCATCCCCGACGACCTGCCGATCCTTGAGCGCAGCGCCGTGCGCCTGGTGGTGCTGGACGCCGACGACCGGGTCCTGCTGCTGCACACCCGCGACCCGGAGCATCCGGATCTGGGCACCTGGTGGGAGCTGCCGGGCGGCGGGATCGACGAGGGGGAGACGTATCTGGAGGCGGCGGTGCGGGAGATCCGGGAGGAGACCGGGATCGTGGCCGCGCCCTCGCGGATCGGGTCGCCCACCTGGCGGCGCCTGGCGTCGTTCCGGCACCGGCAGGTGCGGCACCTCCAGCACGAGGTGATCGTGCTGCTACGGCTGGACGGGTCGGGGCCGGACGTGGACGAGACCGGGCGCCTGGACTACGAACTCGAGGACTACTTCGGCTACCGCTGGTGGCCCCTGGCCGACATCCCGGTCAGCCGGGAGCGGTTCTACCCCGGCAGGCTGCCCGGCCTGATCGGCCCACTGCTGCGCGGGGAACAGGTGGACGAGCCGTTCGAACTCTGGTCGTAG
- a CDS encoding alpha/beta hydrolase, with protein MAAVVAATVGVGATAAGAAPVPRDQRAAASTASSVDAVDVVDAAVDFEPEPIVWGRCADADLTEMGARCAFVKVPLDYGKPRGKTIQLAVSRVRHTAKKSAYQGVVLLNPGGPGASGLGLSTFGAIFEEKVSAAYDWIGFDPRGVGSSRPALSCDGDYFSYDRPPYVPGSRAVEKAWLARARGYAEDCAEAGGELLDHVTTADSARDLEVIRKALGRKKINFIGLSWGSYLGQVYSTMYPHRMRRAVLNGVVNPEKVWYRSNLDQDLAFDRNLGVFFGWVAAHHGTYRLGKTAKAVRKRYYQQVKALDRKAAGGQIGGDEWTDIFLSAGYGTSSWSDLARLFSGWVNNGHWKPLKARFDSTYSQDDGSDNDYANYLATVCTDAPWPRDWAIWRRDNTVMHSRAPFMTWSNAWYNAPCRYWEGRAGTRVDVTGRLSSSMLLINETRDAATPYPGALEVRSRFPKSVLIEVTGGLAHSVDLLNDNDCVDGVVDRYLLTGKLPKRVKGRTSDKQCAALDLPD; from the coding sequence ATGGCGGCGGTCGTCGCAGCGACGGTAGGGGTGGGGGCGACGGCGGCGGGGGCGGCGCCGGTCCCGCGGGACCAGAGGGCGGCGGCGTCCACGGCGTCCTCGGTGGACGCCGTGGACGTGGTGGACGCGGCGGTGGACTTCGAGCCGGAACCGATCGTCTGGGGCAGGTGCGCCGACGCGGACCTGACGGAGATGGGCGCGCGGTGCGCCTTCGTGAAAGTTCCGCTGGACTACGGGAAACCACGGGGGAAGACGATTCAGCTGGCGGTCTCGCGGGTCAGGCACACTGCGAAGAAGAGTGCCTACCAGGGGGTCGTGCTGCTCAACCCGGGCGGGCCGGGGGCTTCCGGGCTGGGGCTGTCCACGTTCGGTGCGATCTTCGAGGAGAAGGTGTCCGCGGCCTACGACTGGATCGGGTTCGACCCGCGCGGCGTCGGTTCCAGCAGGCCCGCGCTCAGCTGTGACGGCGACTACTTCTCCTACGACCGGCCGCCGTACGTGCCGGGCAGCCGGGCGGTGGAGAAGGCCTGGCTCGCCCGTGCCCGGGGTTACGCCGAGGACTGTGCCGAGGCCGGAGGCGAACTGCTGGACCATGTGACGACGGCCGACTCGGCCCGTGACCTGGAGGTGATCCGGAAGGCACTGGGCCGCAAGAAGATCAACTTCATCGGCCTGTCGTGGGGGTCGTACCTGGGGCAGGTCTACAGCACGATGTATCCGCACCGGATGCGCCGGGCCGTGCTGAACGGCGTGGTGAATCCGGAAAAGGTCTGGTACCGGTCGAATCTCGACCAGGACCTGGCATTCGACCGGAATCTCGGCGTCTTCTTCGGCTGGGTCGCCGCGCACCACGGCACCTATCGGCTCGGCAAGACCGCCAAGGCCGTGAGAAAGCGCTACTACCAGCAGGTGAAGGCGCTCGACCGGAAGGCCGCCGGCGGGCAGATCGGTGGTGACGAGTGGACGGACATCTTCCTCTCCGCCGGGTACGGCACCTCCAGCTGGTCCGATCTCGCCCGGCTGTTCTCCGGCTGGGTGAACAACGGCCACTGGAAGCCGCTGAAAGCCCGCTTCGACAGCACCTATTCACAGGACGACGGGTCGGACAACGACTACGCCAACTACCTGGCCACCGTCTGCACTGACGCCCCCTGGCCGCGCGACTGGGCGATCTGGCGGCGGGACAACACCGTCATGCATTCCCGGGCGCCGTTCATGACCTGGTCGAACGCCTGGTACAACGCCCCCTGCCGGTACTGGGAAGGGCGGGCCGGCACGCGGGTGGACGTGACCGGCAGGCTCTCGTCGTCCATGCTTCTGATCAACGAAACCAGGGACGCCGCAACCCCTTACCCGGGCGCGCTCGAGGTGCGCAGCCGGTTCCCGAAGTCGGTGCTGATCGAGGTGACCGGTGGCCTGGCGCACTCCGTCGACCTGCTGAACGACAACGACTGCGTGGACGGCGTGGTGGACCGCTACCTGCTCACCGGCAAGCTGCCGAAGCGGGTGAAGGGGCGGACGTCGGACAAGCAGTGCGCGGCGCTCGACCTGCCGGACTGA
- a CDS encoding RelA/SpoT family protein → MSPDPSPERYADPYVDTAVAELEAAVTAWDEPDRAQLRKAVVYGIEAHTGQNRKSGEPYITHPLAVAKIVAELGAEPATVIGAVLHDTVEDTWVTLEDVDREFGPQVALLVDGATKVAAVRGDDPDRVEASRLRKLFVALAADPRVVTIKLADRLHNLRTIGSLPSAKAARIGRESLAIHGPLAHRLGFALMKAELEDRAFAVAHPDEYLELIADLKDRPYLELTLREAMSRLGDHLDAHDGDRPHEITGRIKHLWSIYRKTADAGRDLESLHDLIGVRVVVDDVEDCYRVLGLVHALWEPVPDRFKDYIARPKFNAYRSLHTTVLLRGRMVEVQVRTRRMHAEAEHGSAAHHAYKQGTGTEPQWLSRVLAWHDAEDSEYLTAVAGELQSQEIWVLTPQGDVHSLPVGASVVDFAYAVHSQIGDRCSGARVNGALVPLNTRLVSGNTVEIITRRTTGPSLDWLEWTVTARARQRIRAWHTRARRDSDRAAGEAALVTLLSRRRLSRAQAEEVLLRTANVDDLDLLAEEIGAGRADVTMLAGALSAAALTASGTVPEPPTASIPALTEPAAGEAETPPGPAPSPPGVAPMQVAAPGLSGVALTWPGCCHAVPGHGLLGVLSRTRGVVVHAGDCRQALAHLAKDPARSARLAWVRAGSQMSVIELVCENTPGMVARVVIALAEAGCDIEASTSYIGQDGAGHQTYEVIHPDNRGQLAGRLRELPGVRSASVR, encoded by the coding sequence GTGAGCCCCGACCCGAGCCCCGAGCGGTACGCCGACCCGTACGTCGACACCGCCGTCGCCGAGCTCGAGGCAGCCGTCACGGCCTGGGACGAGCCGGACCGGGCGCAGCTGCGCAAGGCCGTCGTCTACGGGATCGAGGCGCACACCGGGCAGAACCGCAAGAGCGGCGAGCCCTACATCACCCATCCCCTGGCCGTCGCGAAGATCGTGGCCGAGCTGGGTGCCGAGCCCGCCACCGTGATCGGTGCCGTGCTGCACGACACGGTCGAGGACACCTGGGTGACGCTCGAAGACGTCGACCGCGAGTTCGGCCCTCAGGTGGCCCTGCTGGTCGACGGCGCGACGAAGGTCGCCGCCGTGCGCGGCGACGACCCCGACCGGGTGGAGGCGTCCCGGCTGCGCAAGCTGTTCGTGGCGCTGGCCGCCGACCCCCGGGTGGTCACGATCAAGCTCGCCGACCGGCTGCACAACCTGCGCACCATCGGCTCGCTGCCCTCGGCCAAGGCCGCCCGGATCGGCCGCGAGTCGCTGGCCATCCACGGGCCGCTGGCACACCGGCTGGGCTTCGCCCTGATGAAGGCCGAGCTGGAGGACAGGGCCTTCGCCGTGGCCCACCCGGACGAGTACCTCGAGCTGATCGCCGACCTGAAAGACCGCCCCTACCTGGAACTCACGCTGCGCGAGGCGATGTCGCGCCTCGGCGACCACCTGGACGCCCACGACGGCGACCGGCCGCACGAGATCACCGGCCGGATCAAGCACCTGTGGAGCATCTACCGCAAGACCGCCGACGCCGGGCGTGACCTGGAGAGCCTGCACGACCTGATCGGCGTGCGCGTGGTGGTGGACGACGTGGAGGACTGCTACCGCGTGCTCGGCCTGGTGCACGCCCTCTGGGAACCCGTGCCGGACCGCTTCAAGGACTACATCGCGCGGCCCAAGTTCAACGCCTACCGGTCGCTGCACACCACGGTGCTGCTGCGTGGGCGCATGGTCGAGGTGCAGGTGCGCACCCGGCGCATGCACGCCGAGGCCGAGCACGGCAGCGCCGCCCACCACGCCTACAAGCAGGGCACGGGCACCGAGCCGCAGTGGCTCTCGCGCGTGCTGGCCTGGCACGACGCCGAAGACAGCGAGTACCTCACCGCCGTCGCCGGCGAGCTCCAGTCGCAGGAGATCTGGGTGCTCACCCCGCAGGGCGACGTGCACTCGCTGCCGGTCGGGGCGTCGGTGGTGGACTTCGCCTACGCCGTGCACTCACAGATCGGCGACCGCTGCTCCGGGGCGAGGGTGAACGGCGCCCTGGTGCCACTGAACACCCGCCTGGTGAGCGGCAACACGGTCGAGATCATCACCCGGCGCACCACCGGCCCGTCGCTGGACTGGCTGGAGTGGACCGTCACCGCCCGCGCCCGCCAGCGCATCCGGGCCTGGCACACCCGGGCCCGGCGAGACAGCGACCGGGCAGCCGGTGAGGCCGCCCTGGTCACCCTGCTCTCGCGCCGCCGGCTGTCCCGGGCCCAGGCTGAGGAGGTGCTGCTGCGCACCGCGAACGTGGACGACCTCGACCTGCTGGCCGAGGAGATCGGCGCCGGCCGGGCCGACGTCACGATGCTGGCCGGGGCCCTGTCCGCGGCGGCCCTGACGGCCTCCGGCACGGTGCCCGAACCGCCCACGGCCAGCATCCCGGCGCTGACGGAACCCGCTGCGGGAGAGGCGGAGACGCCGCCCGGCCCGGCTCCCTCCCCGCCCGGCGTCGCGCCCATGCAGGTGGCCGCGCCGGGCCTGTCCGGTGTGGCCCTGACCTGGCCCGGGTGCTGCCACGCGGTGCCCGGCCACGGCCTGCTCGGCGTTTTGTCCCGAACCCGCGGCGTCGTGGTGCACGCGGGCGACTGCCGCCAGGCCCTGGCCCACCTGGCCAAGGACCCGGCCCGCTCCGCGAGACTGGCCTGGGTGCGGGCCGGTTCGCAGATGTCGGTGATCGAGCTGGTCTGCGAGAACACGCCGGGCATGGTGGCCCGGGTGGTGATCGCCCTGGCCGAGGCCGGTTGCGACATCGAGGCCTCCACCTCGTACATCGGCCAGGACGGCGCCGGGCACCAGACCTACGAGGTGATCCACCCGGACAACCGCGGACAGCTGGCCGGGCGGCTGCGGGAACTGCCGGGGGTGCGCTCGGCGTCGGTGCGCTGA
- a CDS encoding DoxX family membrane protein: MAPQPSTPRAHPERPPAGHAETSSPATVITTTGARLLAVLRICVGFVFLWACLDKLFGLHYSTVGEKAWVNGGSPTKGFLSGVAVGPFESLFHDWAGATWANWLFMLGLGAIGVAAVTGVALRIAAGSGTAMMLLMWAAEWPLAQTTSAGEPSGSTNPLIDYHIVYALVLIVAALTQAGNTWGLGRIWQSLPVVRGNPWLR, translated from the coding sequence ATGGCACCGCAGCCGTCCACCCCACGGGCCCACCCCGAGCGTCCCCCGGCCGGCCACGCCGAAACCAGCTCCCCGGCAACGGTGATCACCACCACCGGCGCCCGGTTGCTGGCCGTACTGAGAATCTGTGTCGGGTTCGTCTTCCTGTGGGCCTGCCTCGACAAGCTGTTCGGCCTGCACTACTCCACCGTCGGCGAAAAGGCCTGGGTCAACGGTGGTTCCCCGACCAAGGGCTTCCTGTCCGGGGTGGCGGTCGGCCCGTTCGAGTCGCTGTTCCACGACTGGGCCGGCGCGACCTGGGCGAACTGGCTGTTCATGCTCGGCCTCGGTGCGATCGGGGTGGCCGCCGTCACCGGCGTCGCCCTGCGGATCGCGGCCGGCAGCGGCACCGCGATGATGCTGCTGATGTGGGCCGCCGAATGGCCGCTGGCCCAGACCACCAGTGCCGGTGAGCCGAGCGGCTCGACCAACCCGCTGATCGACTACCACATCGTCTACGCCCTGGTCCTGATCGTCGCCGCCCTCACCCAGGCCGGCAACACCTGGGGCCTGGGCCGGATCTGGCAGTCCCTGCCGGTGGTGCGGGGCAACCCCTGGCTGAGGTGA
- a CDS encoding universal stress protein → MTQDVEQSGPGQPRGGSDGVLLGFDAGWDSPRPLRIAADEAAARQGRLVVITVAAPGPVGRATPHDPDVHRGQRAAARAARVRHPGLPISTVHLHDGEVSRSEPLFAGAARLVLGRTGQRGGLFGNDPAGRLLIRAVSCPTLVVPAHRPGPRPALPVRDAEIGEWGPVLAAVPDGERGAEVIRVAEEERQRRGCELHLLHAFDQLPGESRSQALHRAADAMTALTEEAGLGPGSAWCVILTRQSPSEAVLERAGAAGLVVLAGAGGTDGEPGGSRLVRDLLDRYTCPVVLLPARRRPPIDDPAGARHTRDSVPGCGRGTRRPERTAAATR, encoded by the coding sequence ATGACGCAGGACGTCGAGCAGAGCGGGCCGGGGCAGCCACGTGGTGGATCCGACGGGGTGCTGCTGGGTTTCGACGCGGGATGGGACAGTCCGAGGCCGTTGCGGATCGCGGCCGACGAGGCGGCGGCCCGGCAGGGCCGGCTGGTGGTGATCACCGTGGCCGCGCCCGGGCCGGTGGGCCGGGCCACGCCGCACGATCCGGATGTGCACCGGGGTCAGCGGGCGGCCGCCCGCGCCGCGCGGGTGCGGCATCCCGGCCTGCCGATCTCGACCGTGCACCTGCACGATGGTGAGGTGTCGCGGAGTGAGCCACTTTTCGCCGGTGCCGCCCGGCTGGTGCTGGGCCGCACCGGTCAGCGGGGCGGGCTGTTCGGGAACGACCCGGCCGGGCGCCTGCTGATCCGGGCGGTCAGCTGCCCGACCCTGGTGGTGCCCGCGCACCGGCCGGGGCCGCGGCCGGCGCTGCCGGTGCGCGACGCCGAGATCGGTGAGTGGGGGCCGGTGCTGGCCGCGGTGCCGGACGGCGAGCGCGGTGCCGAGGTGATCCGGGTGGCCGAGGAGGAACGGCAGCGTCGCGGTTGCGAGCTGCACCTGCTGCACGCCTTCGACCAGCTGCCGGGTGAAAGCCGTTCCCAGGCCCTGCATCGCGCGGCCGACGCGATGACGGCGCTGACCGAGGAGGCCGGGCTGGGGCCGGGCTCGGCCTGGTGCGTCATCCTGACCCGGCAGTCCCCGTCGGAGGCGGTGCTGGAGCGGGCGGGGGCCGCCGGCCTGGTGGTGCTGGCCGGTGCCGGTGGCACGGACGGTGAGCCCGGGGGTTCCCGGCTGGTGCGGGATCTGCTGGACCGGTACACGTGCCCGGTGGTGCTGCTGCCGGCCCGGCGCCGTCCACCGATTGATGATCCCGCCGGGGCCCGGCACACGCGGGACTCCGTGCCAGGATGCGGGCGGGGCACCCGCCGGCCCGAACGGACGGCGGCAGCCACCCGCTGA